The Aedes albopictus strain Foshan chromosome 1, AalbF5, whole genome shotgun sequence genomic interval CGTAGAACACCGACTGGAAGATGCACCGTATTGGTGTGTGGAGATCATTGGCCCTCAAATCTCGCAGGAATGCAATCTAGAAATAAAACTTATGTTGCACATTGGCTTGGTAATCCGATGAAAACTTACATAATTGTCCCATTTGTACATGTCACTACGGACGGCAACTTCTAGCCGTTCGATTTCGCCCTCAGATCGGATCGGAAACCGGAATCCCGGTACACCAGTGTGCTCCATAGCCGCAGCCAGCAGTGCCTTAGTTTCGCTGCAGCTGATATTAGGGTTTTTTAAGCGCAAACGCCATGCTGAAAAGAGTtgaatttgttattatttagatTTTTGAGCAAATCAACTGCGATGCAATCTTATAGGGCAGTGATTCAAACTTCGTGGCGAAAATTGAAATAATTGTATGAATTTAATTGAGCCTTAACAAAAATATGTAGTACTAGATTGTGTACAGTCACATTATAAAAGAAAATATTGATTcaaacttggaagaattcttgtacgcTTTGATtgatatttgaaaaattgttctTCCACTAAACCATTCGTTACACAATTCCTCATCAAAATGAAGAATAATATTAAAAAGTTTTTAATTCTCGAATAAAAATAACGAAAAAGAAAAGGTAGCACAGCTTTCATCCGCGGTGTCATTTCTTGTCTCCTCTAGTACTTCGCTGGTTCTTGCGGAAGCGAGCCCCTCGTTTTCTATTGTTAACCAACGTGATCGCATTGCATAAATACTGTCGAAGCTCTTCTATCGAGTAGGATTCCCCACCCCAAGCCTctgtaaagtgaaaaaaaacttgtaaatGAAGAAGCCATATCATCCACTACAGCTAAAACCAACCAACAATGCACTCAGCGAAGATTTTGTAATCCTTCATTGCTTTTTTCTGTGTTCCGGAAAAGTTGCATCGCCCGCTGTAGTTGTAGTCTAGCAGTGCCGCGTCGCTGAACAACTTCAGGAAGGCAAACGATGGTTTCTCGACCAGTCGACGTGCTTTCCGTAGTAGTTCAATCTGAAAAATGAATTGTTTACTCAAAATGACGTACTAGATTCGATCGAAATAAACTTACATATTGTCGTCGAATGGTGGCGCTTGCGCGAACGCTGCGTTCGAGATCTTCAATATCTTCGGCTGTTTTCAGCGGAAATCTGAACCCAGGCACGGATCGGAACATAGGATTTTCAGCTTCATCGTTCGATTCGTCGTCATCATTTACCGCAAATTTGAAAGATCGCCTATTCAGCCGGATTTCACCCTTTTTGGTGCTAGGGCTACGAGTGTCTGCTATATAGAATACATCTGTAACGGACAATGAACGAGGTTAGGTGATCTTTGATTCAACTAAAAATTATCATTCAAATGCGACACACAATGCATTGGATTTTAATGGATTTTATTCGACAACTAATCACATTTCAGAGGTGGATTTTTTCTTATCGTAAAAGGTTTTTGCCAAACGGCGCCTTCGAATGCGATGAATAGCTTGTTTGATGTTCTCTTCCAGCATTTTGATGTCCATTTCCTGTGATTCCCAAGCAGCTGCGAAATGAGAAGcattaatcatttaaaaaaagcAAATTTACACATTGAAGCGACATAATGAGCTAGTACGTCAATAGTTTCACGCATTGTTCCATCTACATGGAGGCCATTCGGATGATTTGAAAATCAACGTTCTGTCTTTAGACGCTTTGTCAGTAAATCGAAAATGACGTATCATAAAACACTTCAACAACTTTACCTAGCATGCATCCGTTGAAAATAGAGTAATTTTTCATcgctttctttggaaattttgataTCCGACATCCACTCCAGGTATAGGCTTCCACAGAGCTAGAACCAAAAAGCATTGTGAAACAATCCACCAGATCGATATGTTTCGGTTTTTTGGCTTTCAACAGTTGAATCTGAATATTGAGGTCGAAGAAtctaataaatttcaaaaatctagtactacaaaaATGATCAACACTCACATATTGCCCCCTTACGGTGGCGTTCGAATGCACTGCCGCTTCCAGCCTTTCCACATCGGTTTCCGTTGTTAGTGGAAACACAAAACCATTGACCATCGACCGTCCACTTACGTTTTGTTTCGTCTCCCGGCGTTGGCTAAAAAGGACATCCAGTTGCGCCAGTTCTAGCTTCAATTGTTCAAAATCCTTATGTGACGTAGCTCCAGTGGGTGGACCTTTCACTGTAACGTTGAAATTATTTGCGTTACTAGGTTTCTGATACAGCTTTCTAGTACTGCATGTTAGAGAGAATGAAAATTTAGAATATGTAGttctttttttcagaaagttttatTTATCACTGCATTCTTAAGATTTCTGTTTTTGATTCTCCTTTATGAGCCACTTCTGAATGAGTTCCGATCGTTTTCGGCGGTTTCGGATGGACAATTGTCGTCTCTCGCTGAGGCTAGTTGTCATCGATTTCAATAACTCGGTCAGTTTGGAAATAGTCAGACCTTGCGGCACCCAGGCTTCTGTGGAAAATATGTATTGTTGCAATGAAATATTGTAAGGTAGCTATTATTAGATGAATGCATTACCAAGCAAACAGTGGGTGAAAATGTCGTATCCGATCATATCCTTTTTATTAGTATGTCCatccccgtctattgtaacaCAGTAGTTGTAAAGCGAGAGATCACTGAATAGTTCACTCACATACTTTGCAAATAAGCTGGGTTGGTACTCTCCTAGGGATTTCAAATGTTTTAtctgtaaaacaaaaaaaaatcacaggaaaATATTTGCCGAAGAGATCATCACTTACATACATATTGCCGGCGAACCATAGGATCCATCTTGACTGCAGCCTCGAGTCGATCAACGTCTTCCTCGCAGAACAACGGAAAGCTGAACCCGGTCACTCCCGTGGAAGAAGCCTCTTGCAAGTCCTCCTTGATAACTACCACATCTGGAACGAAACGATATTCATTTAATCTGCAAAATATTTTACCCTATTTTAAACACAGCCtctataaaaataatgaaaaactcAAATTTTATAGAATAAATTGAGCATTTATTCATTATGTTTGTCACAAAACTGCTGGATGCGCTTCCGTTGGTTATAATTGTTGGACCGCCGACGACCGGCAATCTTCGTGATCACCTTGGTCATGATGTCCGAGAGGATGTCCATCGAAGTAACTCCGTGTCGTTGCCAAGCctctgaaattcaagatattatcGAATCAGCATAGAACAGATAAAGGAAACCTTCTTGCACATAATCTAGTACTTCGTCCTTGACTTCGTTGAAGAGATTCAGGACACGAGAAAATGTCGTTCCCACGAGGGTAACTAGAAACAGTGCATATGAAACATCTGACAGGTAACAGATACAGACagaaatgttccgattttatcgtTCTCCTTTTCAAACAAATGGAAACAGATAGATaacaaatattttgaaacaaagTACATACACAACAAATAATTGTCTTCAACATTTTCAACGCTGCAAATAACACCTACAATAAGCATCTTGAAGAACAAAGATGAACATTAATGTAGCAGAAAATTAATTCAAATTGATGGTCTGGCACGCAGAGggtgtgataaaatcggaacattgctGTATTATCATTGGTGAGTTCAATCCATATTGATTTTAACTTCACTTTTCTTCATATCTCAGAAAACTTTTCTTGAACCATAATGTGCGAGAAGTCGTAGATTTCCCGAAAGAGCTCTCTCATCCTTACCAAGCATACAGGTGGAGAAGATATCCATAGTTTTCATTGCCTTGCGTGGAAACTTTGGATTCTTGTAGCCATTCCACGCATACGGAGCCATCGCTTCATCGGTGAAGAACTTGCCGAAGCATTCCACAATATCCATGTGGCGAGGTTTCCGCTCGGCCAGATAGGCTATATACTGTCGGCGTATATTTCTGGATGAGCGGACAGCTTCCTCTAGTCGTTCCACCTCGTCCGAAGTGTACACTGGAAAGGAAAATCCTTCAACCGATACCTTCCGCTGCGGTAGTTCGGGTCGTTTGAACGGCTTCAGGTATCTCAACAGCTCTTGTTTACGCTTGACCAGATTGGGCCGAAATGTTTCTGTAAATATGCGAGTGTGTTAGATACCAGGTAGTCAGCTGTATGATAAAAAAATAATAGATTATTTCTAAAATATTATTAAATCAAAGCTGGTTAAAGAGTTCGCTGCAATTATATTCAACTATTGATATTCATAGGCGGTGTTACACCTTACGACACGTATAAATGTGGCagtaaaataaatgaaaattatacgcaaatctagtactacagttCAACCTATAAAATGCAATCGTAGAACGTAGAGATTTCTTGCATGAAGAAGCTGGAGAAGGTTCGtcataaaaaaatcatccaaTATAATATCTACTCTTGTACTTCAACAATCGTGTACTTCTTTTTCAGGGACTGTTTTTTGGTGTACCGACGTCGATTTATATGATAAACTGCTTTCTTAATCTGCTCGACAAGTGTTTCATTATCTAGACCATGACTTTCCCATGCATCTGGAATAGATCAAAATCAAAGTTAATCTCAATTCTAGTACTCTCACCTGCCAATCCCTACCAATCATACAACTGTGGAATATATCATACTTCTGCATGCCTTTCTTTGGCGTCCGTGGATATTGTGCCCTATCCAGACCGTGCCAGTTGTAGTTGGTCATGGCTTCGTCGGTGAAGTACTTGTTGAACACCTGTCCGACGCCCTGGCGTAGCGGTTTTGTGACGCTCAGATATTCGACCTGAATTGGGAATTGCTAGTAAAAATTCTAATATGAGATTGTATCGGAATAACTCACATATTGAGCTCGAATGTCACTATCGCAGCGCACCGCAGCTTCCAGCCGTTCGATGTCCTGTTCGCGACTAATGGGAAACATAAATCCGGTGACCTTGGGCTTATTATTTGCACCGGAAGCTTTGTTGAGCATTTGATATTCTTCATCCAACTGTTTCAGCTCCCTGCGAAGTGATCGTACCTTGCTCAAATCGTCCTCACCACCTACGGTCGAAGGGCCCTCGTTGATGCGCTGTGCCAAACGTTCCATTTCCAATTTCATCAGAATCATTTTTGGAGCTACGTCGACAATTCCTGTTCAATTAAGATTTGGTTGTTACCAAAGAAACATTATTTATACACAAAACCGAGCAACAATATTCAATCTAGTACGTCATATAGCATCGCAGTTCATCATTCACTTTTTCGTATCTTTATTCAAATTCAGAAAGCAAGAACATCCCATTCCACACTAATCACTCAGAACCCTTGTCGCTGCTGATTCGTTGTAGCGTCTTCTTTGCTCGGAATGTACGTTGCCGCATGCGGTTCCGGCTCTGTTTGATGGCCATTACCAGCTGCTTAGTCAATGTATCCATATCCAATCCTTCTCCTTCGAAGGCTTCTGCAATATTTTCATAACAAAAGAATacctaaattaattactccatcTAAAAAGGTCTTCAGAGAATCATAGAATAAAAATTCTTCGTAAGTCAGCAACACATCGTTTCGACATACACATATATCCGAATGTTTGAGAAAATTTCTTACGAGAACTTAAGtctacaattctagtactgcaCTACGAAAACTTCCACTCACCCAAAAAGCATTCCGAAAAAATGGTGTACGCCTTCATCGAATGCTTAGATTTTCCGGAAGCATGCGAACCATGATAGTTGTAGGCAATAAGGGCCTCATCGGAAAACACCAGTGGTAGGAACTGTATTAGATTCATCGGCGCTGGCTttttgttgataagatagttcacctGTTGTCGAAGAATAAAATTTGAACTCATGCCACATTATAATATCAATTGAACCTACATATTGGCACCGGACATACGGATCGTTTCGTACATCCGCCTCCAAGCGTTCAATTTCCTCCTGCTCGGTCAGAGGGAACTCGAATCCCGGAACGGAAGATGGCTTACAATCCGGAGCGTTCTCCATTTTCGGTAGATTTCCCGAAAGCATTTCCAGATCGCGCTGCAAATACTCAATCTGCGAAGAAACTGGATTTTCTCCGTGCTGAACAAACTCTCCGGAAACCTTTTTGAGGTAGTAGAGTCGTTTCTGTAGTTTCATGATCTTGTGCACTGGAACAAAAAGTCAAGGAGAGGTTTTAGTGAAGTGTCATGCTACGATTCGTGAGATGAAGTAATAGAATGTGTTCAATTCAAAATTaataattaattttttttttcattgaatttcTTGTTGGTAACCTGAGAAACCCCTTGTCAAAGATCCTATTGCAAAGCATCATTTTTTCTTTGTCGTTTCATATTTTTTCAGAGATCCACATTTGCGTCGTTTGgagatgattttgtggctattttCTCGTCGACGTACTAGATTTTCATCGTTCGGTGAAAGCAGCACCAGAACGTGAGCTGGGTACCATAAGGTCAAAATTAGAATAGCCCATGAAAAATCACAAATCATGCCAAAGTTTCTCGAGAAGCCGTAGTTGAAGAAAGAGAACCCATCCAGAGAACAGCAACAGGGTGCCTTTGTTactattgaacattttttttgcttACTGCTACTGAGGCGTCATGGAAACAGCATTCAACTATAAACGAAACAAAAAGTTGATCAAAATAAGTAAGTAGAGGTGAAACCTCCAACAAATCTATTACTCCACTCAAATTATAATCTAGCAATTCATTATTATCGTGTAGTATTCATTTAATCAATACAGTTATCTAGATTACTGATGAAAAGACTCCACCCAATCTCATTCGTCGATCATCGCGCTCTTTCTTGCGTTGTTCCAGCAGAGCCTTCAAGGCACCGTTTTTCCGACGTTCAGTAATTATCCCGTGATTGTGTTCGCCTCGAATTGAGAGCACTTTGCGATCTTTTTCACGAGATGTCGTCGCGCGAACTTTACAGCTGatagaaaaaataaacaaaaaaataaaattattggaTTTGAACAAGATGACGTACTAGATCGTCACTAACCGCAAAACTTTTGATTGCGAACAAGCCCAATCTATGTCGTTGTTCTTGACCAGCTCTTGCGTGAACACGTAGCCATCGATCGACAGTTGGAGATTTCCTCGGCCACTCAAAACGAAAAACGACTTCGGCAGCTCTGAAATTGAACCAACAGTGAATGATGGCAGCACTTGCAGATCAAAAAGCTACACGCAGAAACATTCAAACAAGATTAAANNNNNNNNNNNNNNNNNNNNNNNNNNNNNNNNNNNNNNNNNNNNNNNNNNNNNNNNNNNNNNNNNNNNNNNNNNNNNNNNNNNNNNNNNNNNNNNNNNNNNNNNNNNNNNNNNNNNNNNNNNNNNNNNNNNNNNNNNNNNNNNNNNNNNNNNNNNNNNNNNNNNNNNNNNNNNNNNNNNNNNNNNNNNNNNNNNNNNNNNNNNNNNNNNNNNNNNNNN includes:
- the LOC134285808 gene encoding uncharacterized protein LOC134285808, producing the protein MKLQKRLYYLKKVSGEFVQHGENPVSSQIEYLQRDLEMLSGNLPKMENAPDCKPSSVPGFEFPLTEQEEIERLEADVRNDPYVRCQYVNYLINKKPAPMNLIQFLPLVFSDEALIAYNYHGSHASGKSKHSMKAYTIFSECFLEAFEGEGLDMDTLTKQLVMAIKQSRNRMRQRTFRAKKTLQRISSDKGSE